Proteins found in one Pseudorasbora parva isolate DD20220531a chromosome 11, ASM2467924v1, whole genome shotgun sequence genomic segment:
- the LOC137092533 gene encoding nuclear factor 7, brain-like encodes MDSKSAEELSCPICCEIFKVPVFLSCSHSICKVCLQQFWKTRKTQECPVCRRRSSRGDPPVNLTLKNLCESLIKERNERRSSESEEICSLHSEKLKLFCLEDKQLVCVVCIVSKQHDNHKFRPISEVVSTYKEEFNTALTSLQNKLKHGEEIKGECDETIQHIESQAEHTERQIKEEFEKLHQFLRDEEEATITALREEEEQKKQRMKEKLEEMNTHISALSHTIRDMEEMMKANDVSFLKNFNASMERVQIPQPDPRMSSGALIDVSRYLGNLRSRVWKKMLETVQHTPLTLDPNTAKPDLTLSSDLTSVCVSLSDENKTLPDNPERFDRCLCVLGSEGFNSGTHCWDVEVGDSTGWGLGITTASNQRKGLDFINYNVWYVLYMDSEYFSQSPDQPVTVFPVKVNPQRVRVQLDYDRGTVSFSDPVTNTHLLTFRTSFTETVFPFLCNRCTTPLRILPDKLIITAENHS; translated from the exons ATGGATTCAAAATCTGCTGAAGAGCTTTCTTGTCCTATTTGCTGTGAAATCTTCAAGGTTCCTGTTTTTCTGTCCTGTAGTCACAGTATTTGTAAAGTGTGTCTACAACAGTTCTGGAAAACTAGAAAAACTCAGGAGTGTCCCGTCTGCAGGAGAAGATCCTCAAGAGGTGATCCTCCAGTTAATCTCACATTAAAAAACTTGTGTGAATCGTTGATAAAGGAGAGAAATGAGAGGCGCTCATCAGAGTCTGAGGAGATCTGCAGTTTACACAGTGAGAAACTTAAACTCTTCTGTCTGGAGGACAAACAGCTTGTGTGTGTCGTGTGCATAGTCTCAAAACAACATGACAATCATAAATTCAGACCCATCAGTGAAGTGGTTTCAACTTACAAG GAGGAATTTAATACAGCGCTGACGTCCTTACAAAACAAGCTCAAACATGGAGAAGAAATAAAAGGAGAGTGTGATGAAACAATCCAACACATCGAG TCTCAAGCTGAGCACACAGAGCGTCAGATTAAAGAAGAGTTTGAGAAGCTTCATCAGTTTCTCAGAGATGAAGAAGAAGCTACAATCACTGCACTGAGGGAGGAAGAGGAGCAGAAGAAGCAGAGGATGAAGGAGAAGCTGGAggagatgaacacacacatctcagctctttcacacacaatcaGAGACATGGAGGAGATGATGAAAGCCAATGACGTCTCGTTTCTAAAG AACTTTAACGCCTCAATGGAAAG AGTCCAGATCCCACAGCCGGATCCACGGATGAGTTCTGGAGCTTTGATTGATGTGTCCCGTTATCTGGGTAACCTGCGGTCCAGAGTCTGGAAGAAGATGCTGGAAACTGTCCAACACA CTCCGTTGACTCTAGATCCAAACACAGCAAAACCTGATCTCACACTTTCATCTGATctgaccagtgtgtgtgtgtcgctcaGTGATGAAAATAAAACACTTCCTGATAATCCAGAGAGGTTTGACAGGTGTCTGTGTGTCCTGGGATCTGAGGGCTTTAACTCAGGAACACACTGCTGGGATGTGGAGGTTGGTGACAGTACAGGCTGGGGTCTTGGAATAACCACAGCATCAAACCAGAGGAAGGGACTGGATTTCATTAACTATAATGTCTGGTATGTGCTGTACATGGACAGCGAATACTTCTCACAATCTCCAGATCAACCCGTCACTGTCTTTCCTGTTAAAGTGAATCCTCAGCGTGTGAGAGTTCAGCTGGACTATGACAGAGGAACAGTGTCATTCTCTGATCCTGTaactaacacacatttactcacaTTCAGGACGTCCTTCACTGAGACTGTCTTTCCATTCTTATGTAATCGCTGCACAACTCCTCTGAGGATCTTACCAGATAAACTGATTATTACAGCAGAAAATCACAGTTAA